TACCCCGAACCCCGACAAACCTTAACGGGGAGCGATCTCATCGGGCAATTACAACAATGTTGGTCTCGCTGGCAAGAAGATGCCGAACGCCATCGCGTGAATTTAACCAAACCCGAATCGCCCGTCGATCGCGGTATTAGTTATGCTTTGGATCGAATTCGCCTCGACGATGAAATTTTTAAATTAAAAAAAGAAAACGAAGATTTGCAAGCGCAATTGCAGTTTAAAGACCAGGTGTTGGTTCTGCTCGCTCACGATTTGCGATCGCCGTTAACTGCTGCTTCGATTGCCCTCGAAACGTTGGAAATGTTGCAAAATCGCGACCCTTCCGAGTGGCCGCCCAATCTCGTCGAACATTTGTGCAAGCAGGCGCGCGCGCAGTTACGCACGATGAACCGGATGATTTCGGAAATTTTGCAAGCAGCGCGGGACAAGAGTTCTCAGCTTCGACTCGCCTGCTATCCGGTGCAATTAAAGCCTTTATGCGAAGAAATTTTGGCGGGCTTTGAGCGGCAGATTGAAGGGAAATCGCTCGGATTGCTTTCCGATATCCCGCAGGATTTGCCGATGGTTTATGCGGATGCAGAATTAATTCGCCAAGTATTGGTTAATTTATTGGAAAATGCGGTTAAATATACTCAAGAAGGCGGTCGAATTTCGCTGTCAATTTTGCACCGAACCTCGGGAAAAGTACAAGTAAGCGTGGAAGATACGGGGCCTGGAATTCCTGAAGAAAAACGCGATCGCATTTTTGAAGGTCATTTTCGCCTCAAACGCGATGAAGGTCGCGAGGGATACGGTTTGGGCTTGGCTCTATGTCGGAAAGTAGTACGCGCCCATCACGGTCAAATTTGGGTCGATAGCGTTCTCGGACAGGGTAGTTGTTTTAATTTTACGCTGCCTGTATATCGGGGATAAGAAACATCGCTTCGCTTTTGGGCAACCTAGAAAATAGGTGCAAATTTTATTTGCTACATGAACGCGATCGATGAATGTTACAAGACGTTAGGGCTTCACCCCGGTGTCTCCCTCCAAGAAGTTAAAGTTGCTTACCGTCAACTGGTTAAGCGTTGGCATCCCGACAATTTTCCCCACGATGACTCGCAACGACGAACCGCAGAAGAAACGCTGAAGCGCATCAATCGAGCTTATGACATTCTGACCGAGGATTGGGCGGATGTTACACCGCCAGTCGCTAAAAAGAAAGTTAGTCCCGAACCGTACTACCACCGAGGAGTTGCCCGTGCGAAATCGGGATACTACAAACAGGCAATTGATGAATTGACAAAAGCGATTCTGATCGATTCTGATTATATTGATGCCTATCTTTATCGCGGTTTTCTTTATGAAAAAATAGGGCAAAGAATTCGAGCGGAAAAAGATTTTAATAAGGCAACAAAGTTAAAGCTAGAACGAACAGGAACGGCGGGGGAAACGCCGAGTTCGACAGCACGCGCAGCCAGTCCGCCGCCCGTTTCGACAGAACCTTCGACTTCGCCTTGGCAATGCGCGGGTACGTTTGAGAAGCATTCCCATACAGTCAGCACGATCTCGATGAGTCCAGATGGCAAGTTTTTTGTTACGGGCAGTTACGACCAAACGCTCGTCCTTTGGCAGTTGAGTACCGGACGAGTTCTGAAAACCCTTAAAGGGCATTTCGATCGCATTTATTGCGTTGCGGTCAGTTCGGATAGCAAG
This portion of the Oscillatoria sp. FACHB-1406 genome encodes:
- a CDS encoding histidine kinase, with amino-acid sequence MLVPKGRQVDPENINHSSSALQLLLFVDERPSSQEQIQRIKTYLQELQTNYPFEFQTIEVGAQPDLVEHFRLIATPSLVKIYPEPRQTLTGSDLIGQLQQCWSRWQEDAERHRVNLTKPESPVDRGISYALDRIRLDDEIFKLKKENEDLQAQLQFKDQVLVLLAHDLRSPLTAASIALETLEMLQNRDPSEWPPNLVEHLCKQARAQLRTMNRMISEILQAARDKSSQLRLACYPVQLKPLCEEILAGFERQIEGKSLGLLSDIPQDLPMVYADAELIRQVLVNLLENAVKYTQEGGRISLSILHRTSGKVQVSVEDTGPGIPEEKRDRIFEGHFRLKRDEGREGYGLGLALCRKVVRAHHGQIWVDSVLGQGSCFNFTLPVYRG
- a CDS encoding DnaJ domain-containing protein codes for the protein MNAIDECYKTLGLHPGVSLQEVKVAYRQLVKRWHPDNFPHDDSQRRTAEETLKRINRAYDILTEDWADVTPPVAKKKVSPEPYYHRGVARAKSGYYKQAIDELTKAILIDSDYIDAYLYRGFLYEKIGQRIRAEKDFNKATKLKLERTGTAGETPSSTARAASPPPVSTEPSTSPWQCAGTFEKHSHTVSTISMSPDGKFFVTGSYDQTLVLWQLSTGRVLKTLKGHFDRIYCVAVSSDSKLIASSSGDKNVKLWKVSSGAEIRTCGGWFGGHSERVLAVAFSPSKKKLISGSGDCTVKIWQTRTGREIRTVKGYASAVVAIAVSPDGKVFASASLEKFLRIREMDGRLLRSLRADSEVWAIAFSPNNKAIAVGRADGCITLWNWHNGEELKTLSGHRDRVSSIAFSPDGKTLASGSWDGQIRLWDWESGTVAAVLSGHGGRVCAVAFSPDGKTLVSGGGDRTVKIWWRQ